One window of the Archangium primigenium genome contains the following:
- a CDS encoding acyl-CoA dehydrogenase, protein MSSASSHYKPNLRDLNFNLFEFLDIGRTTLGKAPFGDFDETAARQTLETFAAVSTNELAASFAESDLNPPRLENGEVKLPPGMKRSLDAYYDAGMHQLELPVPLGGMGAPPTLGWASFELIVGANPALAFFTLGNVLARVIDRLGTESQKKRYLPAMMDRRWVGTMVLTEPDAGSDVGAARTKARRVEGDIWELEGVKRFITSAETDHAENIVHMVLARPEGAGPGTKGLSLFIVPKLWVDEGGVLGEHNGVVCTKIEDKMGLKGSVTSELTFGDGRPSRGLLLGEVHDGIRQMFHIIEQARMAVGMKSMATLSTAYLNALEFTKDRKQGTDLMGARDAKAPRVSILRHPDVRRMLMAQKAHAEGMRALALYTAFMQDHVEMKGGHRALEAAEYDALNDLLLPMVKGYSSEKAYELLALSLQCLGGSGYLKDYPMEQYIRDQKIDTLYEGTTHIQALDLLMRKVARDGGATLQGLLSKVRATAEGDEGGETLKAERAALGQGLTAMETMLGTLMGKLGESVYHVGFQGNRVLMALADLVVGWLLVRHAGVALERMKENPGDKTFYEGKVASARWFCHEVLPGLEHAARMVERGDLVLMDLPDESF, encoded by the coding sequence CCTTCGGGGACTTCGACGAGACGGCGGCGCGGCAGACGCTGGAGACCTTCGCGGCGGTGAGCACGAACGAGCTGGCGGCGAGCTTCGCCGAGTCGGACCTGAACCCGCCGCGGCTGGAGAACGGCGAGGTGAAGCTGCCGCCGGGGATGAAGCGCTCACTGGACGCGTACTACGACGCGGGGATGCACCAGCTGGAGCTGCCGGTGCCGCTCGGGGGCATGGGGGCGCCGCCCACGCTCGGCTGGGCCTCCTTCGAGCTCATCGTGGGGGCCAACCCCGCGCTGGCCTTCTTCACGCTGGGCAACGTGCTGGCGCGGGTCATCGACCGGCTGGGCACCGAGTCGCAGAAGAAGCGCTACCTGCCGGCGATGATGGACCGGCGGTGGGTGGGCACCATGGTGCTCACCGAGCCGGACGCGGGCAGTGACGTGGGCGCGGCGCGCACCAAGGCACGGCGGGTGGAGGGGGACATCTGGGAGCTGGAGGGCGTCAAGCGCTTCATCACGAGCGCGGAGACGGACCACGCGGAGAACATCGTGCACATGGTGCTGGCGCGGCCCGAGGGCGCGGGGCCGGGCACCAAGGGCCTGTCGCTGTTCATCGTGCCCAAGCTGTGGGTGGACGAGGGCGGCGTGCTGGGCGAGCACAACGGTGTCGTGTGCACGAAGATCGAGGACAAGATGGGCCTCAAGGGCTCCGTCACGAGCGAGCTGACGTTCGGGGACGGTCGGCCCTCGCGCGGGCTGCTCTTGGGCGAGGTGCACGACGGCATCCGGCAGATGTTCCACATCATCGAGCAGGCGCGCATGGCGGTGGGCATGAAGTCCATGGCCACGCTGTCCACGGCGTACTTGAACGCGCTGGAGTTCACGAAGGATCGCAAGCAGGGCACGGACCTGATGGGGGCGCGGGACGCCAAGGCGCCGCGGGTGTCCATCCTGCGGCACCCGGACGTGCGGCGGATGCTGATGGCGCAGAAGGCGCACGCCGAGGGCATGCGGGCGCTGGCGCTCTACACGGCGTTCATGCAGGACCACGTGGAGATGAAGGGCGGCCACCGGGCGCTGGAGGCCGCCGAGTACGACGCGCTCAACGACCTGCTCCTGCCGATGGTGAAGGGCTACAGCTCGGAGAAGGCCTACGAGCTGCTGGCGCTGTCGCTGCAGTGCCTGGGGGGCTCGGGCTACCTCAAGGACTACCCGATGGAGCAGTACATCCGGGACCAGAAGATCGACACGCTCTACGAGGGCACGACGCACATCCAGGCGTTGGACCTGCTGATGCGCAAGGTGGCGCGTGACGGCGGCGCGACGCTGCAGGGCCTGTTGAGCAAGGTGCGCGCGACGGCGGAGGGGGACGAGGGCGGAGAGACGCTCAAGGCGGAGCGGGCGGCGCTGGGCCAGGGGCTCACGGCGATGGAGACGATGCTCGGCACGCTGATGGGCAAGCTGGGCGAGTCCGTGTACCACGTGGGCTTCCAGGGCAACCGGGTGCTGATGGCGCTGGCGGACCTGGTGGTGGGATGGCTCTTGGTGCGGCACGCGGGGGTGGCGCTCGAGCGCATGAAGGAGAACCCCGGCGACAAGACCTTCTACGAGGGCAAGGTCGCGAGCGCGCGCTGGTTCTGCCACGAGGTGCTACCGGGGCTGGAGCACGCCGCGCGCATGGTGGAGCGCGGTGACCTGGTGCTGATGGACCTGCCCGACGAGTCGTTCTGA
- a CDS encoding SitI3 family protein encodes MGLDNSLELSTGLKPVRALRLMAESFGLEWVDDAHLLGPAVWVSAIEPDQDFKLMIEAAFHFRPDLSVGFRLDPNSSEYEEGNRIMLRATMLLLEQGREGVLLFNGEHIVLQRLGGNLVLNEDSRNWTDGLRLENEIRLPHEKRPLPSPLL; translated from the coding sequence ATGGGATTGGACAACAGTCTCGAGCTATCAACGGGCTTGAAGCCCGTGCGGGCATTGCGACTCATGGCCGAGAGCTTCGGGCTCGAGTGGGTCGATGATGCCCATCTCCTCGGGCCAGCGGTATGGGTCAGCGCGATCGAACCCGATCAAGACTTCAAGCTCATGATCGAGGCAGCCTTTCACTTCAGACCCGATCTGTCCGTGGGATTTCGACTCGATCCCAATAGCAGTGAGTACGAGGAGGGAAATCGCATCATGCTGCGCGCGACGATGCTCCTGTTGGAGCAGGGGCGAGAGGGGGTCCTGCTCTTCAACGGGGAGCACATCGTTCTGCAGAGGCTCGGCGGGAACCTGGTGCTCAACGAAGACTCACGGAACTGGACGGACGGGCTCCGGCTGGAAAACGAGATTCGCCTGCCCCACGAAAAGCGGCCCTTGCCCTCGCCCCTGTTGTAG